A single window of Carassius auratus strain Wakin chromosome 9, ASM336829v1, whole genome shotgun sequence DNA harbors:
- the LOC113108289 gene encoding insulin-like growth factor-binding protein 2-B: MFSALLCSLLLLHGSLGEIVFRCPSCTAERQAACPKLITSCEIVREPGCGCCPVCARQKGELCGVYTPRCGSGLRCYPTANSELQLEQLIQGLGRCENKVDLEPTMTNQESGHSGELNGTRSPPVKKSGKENNYQHIKEIAVKQHLDKKKSKMYSTLDDPKTPHPRQSQCQQELDRVLENISQMTFHDNKGPLENLYDLKFPNCDKTGQYNLKQCNMSSHGQRGECWCVNPYTGVQIPSSPKVRGDPNCSQYYGGPELEPPTSQQK, encoded by the exons ATGTTTTCTGCATTGCTCTGCAGTTTGTTGCTCCTGCACGGCTCGCTCGGGGAGATCGTGTTCCGCTGCCCGAGCTGCACCGCGGAGCGCCAGGCGGCGTGTCCCAAGCTCATAACCTCCTGCGAGATTGTCAGGGAACCGGGTTGCGGTTGCTGTCCGGTTTGCGCCCGGCAGAAGGGTGAGCTTTGCGGCGTCTACACGCCGAGATGCGGGAGCGGTTTGAGGTGTTACCCGACCGCGAATTCAGAGTTACAGCTGGAGCAGCTGATACAGGGACTCGGACGATGCGAGAACAAAGTGGACCTGGAGCCCACCATGACCAACCAGGAGTCAGGACACAGTG GAGAATTAAATGGCACGCGGTcccctccagtgaaaaagtctggCAAAGAAAACAATTACCAGCACATCAAGGAAATAGCTGTGAAGCAGCATCTCGACAAAAAGAAGTCCAAGATGTACAGCACCCTGGATGATCCCAAAACACCTCACCCCAGACAG AGCCAGTGTCAACAGGAGCTGGACAGAGTTTTGGAGAACATCTCCCAAATGACGTTCCATGACAACAAGGGACCTCTGGAAAATCTTTATGACCTGAAGTTCCCCAACTGTGACAAGACAGGACAGTACAACCTTAAGCAG TGCAACATGTCCAGCCATGGACAGAGGGGCGAGTGTTGGTGCGTCAACCCCTACACTGGTGTCCAGATACCCTCGTCCCCCAAAGTGCGGGGTGACCCCAACTGCAGCCAGTACTACGGTGGTCCCGAGCTGGAACCGCCCACCAGCCAACAGAAATAG